The sequence below is a genomic window from Babesia bigemina genome assembly Bbig001, chromosome : II.
CACGACCGGCTGCAAAGGCCCATCATGAAGGGGATTTTCCAGAGGATGGAGACGGACCCGCGGTCGCTCTCCGGGCCCAAGGAGTCACTCGTCTCCAAGGCGCTGTCGAAGGCGGCAGGTATCGCATGGAAGGTGGCGCATCCAGTGCTCAGGTTTTTAGGCCGGTACGTGAAGGCGGTGCTAATCGATTACGTGGTTAAACCGTTCAAGGCGGCACAGAACCTATGAAACGCCTATAGTGCGTAACTCTATATCTATTTTTACGTTTGTGTTCGTGTAGTCGCGAGCCGCTATGAACTGCGCCGCTGTTGGCACGTAAAGGAGCGTCAAAGGATCTCCTCGTTGGAATCCGAATAGTACGTCCGGGCGAAAATTGGCACCCAGTCGCTTTTGCTCCTCCTGAGCCTGCTCGTGTCGGCATCTATCATAACCTGAGGCACTGTCGCGAGCCAACCCTGGGCACCCACCTTAGGCATGATGGCGTTCAGCTCGTCCATGAAGGTGTCGGACACCTTGGGTCCGACTTCGTGCACAAATTCTCGCACCTGATCGCAATGTCGCCGCACATAACCTCACAAACCAGTAATTGGAGTTCCGCCCGCGTGGTGATGAGCTCACGCTCGTTTTCGCGCCAGACGTTGATCTTGCCCATCAGGATCACGTAGAAGACGCGAAGCTGGCGCAGCAGAAGCGGCAGCTCGTTGAAGTAACGGAGGTTGATGTAGTACAGTATCGGCAGAATCGCCATGCAGCAGCCGACCGTGATGGCAATCTCCTTGGGGTTGCGGCTGAGGTACAGGCCCAGCATCAGACCGTAGAACAGGTTGAACAGTGGCGTGATCACCATGAGCACCAGAATCTTGTAACTCGCCACCACGTCGGCGCCCTCAAGCTTCACCACGGAGTTTTTGAGAGCCTGCTTGCGGTGGTTCTCGGCCAACACCCACGATATGACGTACAGCGGGAACCACAGAAGGAAGCATGACAGCCCGAGGATGCTGTAGCAACCGAAcatcagcagctgctccaaaAACAGCAGCGTCGCGGAGTGCATGGACTGCCTGAGCAGCCACACCTCGTCGTCGTGCAGGAAGCTGCTCTTCAGCATCGCCTTGTACCTGGCCAGTTGCGCGATCAGTGCGATAGTGTTCGCGTCCTCGCCGTGACGCCAGAAGATGGTAGACAGGATCTTGCGCAACTCGAACTTCTTGTTCGTGGGGATAAGGCTGCGCTCGGGAGGGTACAAACTGCCGCACAAGTCGATCCATCCCTTGATGTTCTTGTTGGGTGCCGTGATCATGCAGTCGTTCAAGCCCTTTTCAATCACGCCCAAAATGCGATTCACGACGGTGTAGCGGTCTACCTGGAACTCCTCGACGTCACGCTTCGAGATGGTGATACCGGTGCCGTAGTAGACGGTGGCGTTGGACTGGATGCCGTGGCTGTCACCGTAAGCGAGGCCGACCGGCAGGATGACGACGTCTTCCGCGCCCTCGAGTAGGGAGAATATGGCCATCAATACCACACCGGGCTTCAAGGGCAGCAGGTTGGTGCGGTCGTGCGAGCCGCCCTCAGGGAAAATTGCGATGGAGTTTCCAAACCTCAGAGCAGTGGAGACAGCCTCGTAGGTGTCCGAAAGGTCAACCTTCGGCAATATCTGAACCAGGCGTTATACAGATGGACATTTTAACGTACCCAAAAATCTTCGCCGTTCTCCTCGTCCTTGCAAGGCCGTGAAATGGGGCGTTGCAGGGTCAGCTCGGTGTCGGAGTGCACGGCCTCGATGCTCAGCTTCTGGTCGATGAAGTAGAGCTTGTCGCCAACATTCAGGTCCATGGTGAACTGGGTATCCATGCCACGGATCATGGTGTCGTTGTGCTTCCAATGGATCTTCCCAATGCCCATGTACTTCAGGTCCTCCTGACGGTGGACGGGGATGCAGCCGGCTAAACGGGCCAGAGATCCAATCACACGTCGTCCCAGGGATTTCATCGCAACCAAAAAACTAATCTGCCGCGGCACCGCGTAAATCAGCGTGGCGGCGTCGATGAACTGGTTGTTGTGGTTGCCTACCAGGATAACGGGGCCGAACAGTGGGAGCCGCTCCTCGTTTATGACCGTCACCTTCATGAAGAATGTGCGAATGATCACGGTTGTCAGCC
It includes:
- a CDS encoding glycerol-3-phosphate-acyltransferase, putative, whose product is MQLSTTDFRVFNFYMLIKWLTTVIIRTFFMKVTVINEERLPLFGPVILVGNHNNQFIDAATLIYAVPRQISFLVAMKSLGRRVIGSLARLAGCIPVHRQEDLKYMGIGKIHWKHNDTMIRGMDTQFTMDLNVGDKLYFIDQKLSIEAVHSDTELTLQRPISRPCKDEENGEDFWILPKVDLSDTYEAVSTALRFGNSIAIFPEGGSHDRTNLLPLKPGVVLMAIFSLLEGAEDVVILPVGLAYGDSHGIQSNATVYYGTGITISKRDVEEFQVDRYTVVNRILGVIEKGLNDCMITAPNKNIKGWIDLCGSLYPPERSLIPTNKKFELRKILSTIFWRHGEDANTIALIAQLARYKAMLKSSFLHDDEVWLLRQSMHSATLLFLEQLLMFGCYSILGLSCFLLWFPLYVISWVLAENHRKQALKNSVVKLEGADVVASYKILVLMVITPLFNLFYGLMLGLYLSRNPKEIAITVGCCMAILPILYYINLRYFNELPLLLRQLRVFYVILMGKINVWRENERELITTRAELQLLVREFVHEVGPKVSDTFMDELNAIMPKVMIDADTSRLRRSKSDWVPIFARTYYSDSNEEIL